A single genomic interval of Campylobacterota bacterium harbors:
- the fliE gene encoding flagellar hook-basal body complex protein FliE translates to MADIQSIKSLSTADLLAKKSGNATETSQTDFAQELKNALGNVNQMQVEGEKAMSDIATGAVKDLHQAAIAIDKAEISMKLMLEVRNKALSAYKEITRTQI, encoded by the coding sequence ATGGCTGATATCCAATCGATCAAATCTCTCTCCACAGCCGATCTGCTGGCCAAAAAAAGCGGCAATGCGACCGAAACAAGCCAGACCGACTTCGCCCAGGAGCTTAAAAACGCGCTGGGCAACGTCAACCAGATGCAGGTTGAAGGGGAAAAGGCGATGAGCGACATCGCGACCGGCGCCGTCAAAGACCTTCACCAGGCGGCGATCGCGATCGACAAAGCCGAAATCAGCATGAAACTGATGCTCGAAGTGCGGAACAAAGCCCTGAGCGCCTATAAAGAAATCACCCGAACCCAGATTTGA